TGTCGCCATTACCATCACCTTCTTCCTCGTTCCTTCTCCTGATGCTGCAATCTCGGGAACTGAGATATGCTCGTTTTCATCTAGAGCATCAAAAGCTGTCGGGCGATTCGTGGTGAGCTTGACTTGGGGGGTTTTCGCTACTCGCCGAGAACTCTGAGGTTGAGGTAATCTGGCTGGAGGCATTGATATTCTTATTAGAGACACTTGGTAGAGCATTGACAGGAACGCCACCATCATTATCAGCCGGCGCATTGGGGGATAAGAGGCGCTGGACCGGAGGTGGTCTGGTTCTTTGTTTCACTGGTAGAAGCCCTCCGGATTGGGGGGGCACCGAACCAGTAAGCTCCTGCAAGAAGGAATCTATTGTTTCCTGTGGAATAAAGTCCACGAGTTCCTTGATTAAATCAAAGTCTCTCTCGTTAAGTTTGCCGCCGCTCTTTACAAGGAGATTAAGTCCGTCTATCGCCGCCACGGCAATAGACGCGACTCCGGCGGCATTCTTATCGAATTCGCCCTCTTTCCACTCCAGGTTTCCCTCTGCTTCTTGCAACAAGACTGGGAGGTTCTTGGTCGCTGAGCCCTGATCGGGCCGAGAGCTACCCGCGGGTGAGGGAAACTCATTGGCCTGACGTCTGCTGCCGTCGGGTGAAGTGCTAGTCTGGCTATCTGTCATCTTGGAACGACCTTATGAGTCTCGGTGGGTTGATATTGTGTTCTCTATATCGCTAGAAGAAGGCTCTTGCGGACGGGAAAGCTCTACGCAAGGCAGTCTGTTAGTGGGGATCTGTCTTGCGGAGTCAGCGAACCTACTGTAGTCGCTACGGATCGGAGCGTGGTGAGCAGTGCGATAAGATTTCTTTGGCAAATTTGTGGTTTGAGGTCGAATGCAGAATGAGTTGTTTAGCTGTGCGTAGATGGCGAATCTGCACGTTCTTGAGGTCGAACGCAGTTCGAGTTGTTTAGTCGTGGGTATTGCTATGGCTAAAGGCCTCAGGAACAACTGAATAAGCAAAAGCGAGGAAAGACTCGGTTTTTATCCTCAAACAGTTACATAACTGTGAGTGAATGGATATCAAGTGATTGCAATAGACAGGAGAAGTGACTGATGCCAATGCGGGAGCCTGCATATATGTACGTAGGTACATACCTTACCTAGTGAACCATATGACTCATCTATGGTGAATGCAAACACCGTGGTAAGCGGTGCAATAAGATTTCTTTAGTGAATCTATACTTCAAGGTCAAACATGTCAAGTATCTCTTCCCTCGATTCGCCCTTCCTTCTATACAACGTGTCTCAACGCATTCATCGCCATGGTGGCGATGTATGCGACACCAGCAGCATTTGCCGCCATTTCGCTGTCTTTCCATATTGCCCACGGCTCCTTGTAGCAGATATAGCCGTTCTTCATCCTCTACTACAATCGCCCGCCTGCGACCTCTTCCGGTGCTAGAGGAGGCTGGTCGTGATGGTGTTGCTTGGGAGCGTATTACGCGTCCCCATCCTCGTCCCGTCGGGGTATTATTAGTTTGCTGGcactttattataataaagcaTTACTCTGGGTTTATCAGTGTcatgtcttcttttttactaGAAGAAGTATCTTACGCTTAAGAAAATTTAACCTAAGGCAGTTCGTTTATCGGAGAGTTAACGGATCTCGTCGTGGTGGTTCGAGGTGTGGTAGGGTTTCCCTGGGAGGCTTCGGTGCTCTCGGCTTACGTATAGAAAGTATAGTAGGAATTACTGTCCACCGTGCCGTTCTCCCAATCGTATCCTCTCGTTGGTATAACGACAGTATTTAATAAGGTCGCCGGGgttgtctcttctccactGGTTAAACCAGGCCACTGAACTTCTAGAGAATCAATGAGAGCCCCCTCCCCCCATGGCCTCCGATTTGGGTCTCCGATTTGTTGTACAATAGACCACTAGTCCAGGGAAATGAGCTATCTGCTCCCAATTCTGCCATTATACTCTTAAGGTCTGGCTGATGGTTCTGAAACCCCAAGCCAGCTCAATATTAGGGAGTCGTTCGGCACCCTCTAGATCATTCAGGGTGAATGGACAGTTGGCGAGGAACGACAGAGTGCCGTAAATCATCGGACAATTTCACGAGTCTATTGTTGAACAAGAAGGAATAAACGCCACAGTGGAGCAATTAATAGGAATGCTAGGTATCTCCTAGGCAGCTCTCCTTCGTCTAGACAGACTTGCTTTGCTCCTTACTGGAGAGAATGCCGTCAGGCGACTGCTTGCTATAGAGATATGCGCCCAGCTTGGCGACCTTCAGTGTCCATGTACTAGTATGCTGCATGCCATACACTTATACAAAAATTCACGCAGAATGGTCAAGCGGTATTCAAAGCACCTGAGAATGACGAAATCCCAGCACGCTCTGcgaagaaacaagaagagggTGTGGCAGAATAGTACTATCCATCATGCGATCCTCCCAAGATTTCACCGAGGAAAGGgccagagacagagaagaaTGACAGATACCGCGGCCAGAGCGCAACTTCTTTCTCctatcttcttttctttttttctcaacaGGCAAGAAGGGAAGGGAGGGGGACCCTCAAGAATCCCGGCTGATAATCGTACTCGAGAGCCCTTGCAAGAGTTCCAAATAAAGATCACAAGGTTAAATTTCAGTCCGAATTTTCCCCAGTTGATGAGAGAGGCGTCAAGGTTTAGAGCCAAGGTTGAGTACTGTAAGACAGCTGAGACGCTGTCTTGACAAAGTTACTGGAGTAAATACTACGGGCTGCCTTCTTGATTGTCGATCCATAGAGAGTACAGGGATATCACGGGTATGAGTAATACTGTCAAGGCTCTAGCTTACAAACTGCTCGCCTACCCAGGTCACCGCTATTAGGGACATGGATTGTGATCCTCAATCTACTCAGAATCTTACGCCTACTGTCTCAGCTCATCAGCCCAGCCTAGTTGAGCCGGGAAGGGAGAGTCCGGCTGGAACACGGCCTGGTCTTGGCGGGAACAGATACCCGGTCAAAGGCTGAggaaaaagtaaaaagaaaccaggaagacaaagaggaCAAGGGAACCCCTACCACGTTCGTGGCGAATATGATGTGTAGGAACTTCCTAGCCTCGATTCAATGCTGCGTGCAAGGGTGTGCCCGCTCATTTCGATGGCACATGCTGTCCACCGTTCACACCCAGGGCGTGTAGAAAGTACaaggtcttcttctcaacTTTTCTCATCCCAACTTTTCTCAATAATGGATACTCCAAATACACAGCGTTCATTGGGCAGGCAGTAGCATTATGAAGTACTTTGCATAAAAATACCTACCTAGAAGTGGTAAATTGTATAATTCCGCACTCCGGCACTTGTCTCGGGGACCAAGGTAGATGTGGTCTTGAAGGCCGCCTTTGTAAGTCGTCTTGTGACGCACATGGCAGGGATCAAGTTGAgggaagagagtgagagatggagaaagagagagaggtaAAGATGCAACCCCTTCGTTGCGGCCCTCCAATATTGAAGTGACGAGTTGCCTCGGTTAGCTGTTTGCAGGCGCCGTGGCTTTGCCTCAGCGAATGAAAAGCGGCACATTCTGTGTTTCTCTCATCGCACATTACTGTGTCGGAGATTGCGGCGGTCACAATAGGAAAGTAGCTGATCGTGTCTCTTAATAAATGCCTACCCTGCTATACCATGTCAACTGTATTGAGAGTTGGCCATGCTCGTAAAGTACCAGCAGTACGCTCCTCGTATCTTTAcctgcatgtacgagtacgaagtAGGAAATGTCAGCAAAGAATCTTGCTGTATACACGTATACACAGTAGGGGGGTAGGAAACGAATGCGTCGGTCGTAGCAGCATTGCAATGGGCTGTATTAGAGCAGCATGTCAGCAGTTTATCTTGATTTGACCGATTTCCCACGCTTGGATCGATCCGACCCGCCATCGGGGCTTCTCCGCATCGAGGGCCGTCCCGCTTTGCTAGGAAACTTACTTGTATACTCCTCTTCATGCTGAATATGGAGGCTCTTGGGAATCTCGGCGCGACGCTGACGGCGTAAGATCCGCCGATGCGGCTTCTTCCTATCTTGGAAGCTGCCTTTAGCCCTGGAGCTAGAAACACCGAAAATCGGTTCACGAAATGATAAGGACCAGagacttttctttttcctttgcctttgccttcgCCTTGTATTCTAGCTGCAAGGGAGAagacagaagcagcaagttGATGCCGGCGTTAACTGCTGAAGCGGTGCGTTGCGCTCGGAGCGGGGACCAACACAGGACGAATCCAGGGAGGCTAAGACAACCATTACAAGCAACCACCTTATCGTTACTTGTTGCCCAGAGGAGGGGGAGCACACCTGGTGATTCTGTTGAATCTGATTGAATCAGTTCTTTGTATACAGCCGAGATCATCACTCTATACCGAGGTAATTCTGAGCAGGCTGAGCGAGGGGGCCATGGATGAGGGGGCAGGGTACTGTAGAGACGAATGAGGAACTGGCGATGGGGAtttccttgcttcttcttcatggtACATGGTATGAGCAAGAGACCGGAAAACTTGCCTCTCTATTTCATCATCGGCATGATGCTGGATGAATTTTTGGATATTTAAGCATCAGCGTCGCGTGAATCTTTGGAGAATGCCTGGGACAAGCCTctgctgaagaaagaaaataatacACATAGCACCTGCAGACAgctgtacggagtacaagtTTACGGTTCCTTCCACCTTTTCCCCATATATCCACCTAATTTCTTCGTTCTATAGACCTGAGACATCAAGTTAAACCAGTTCCAAATTACCAAGACGCCCACCAGAAATATGTCGGACAAAGCCTCCTACAGCCAGTTCGCCTGCATCGGCACTGGATTCTCTGGCATAGCTCTGGGATGCTCTATCAAGCGTTGGTACGGCATTTCAGACGTCCGTTTCTTTGAGAAAAACGATGATCTGGGCGGCACCTGGCTAGTGAATCAATATCCAGGTACGagcattctcttcctcgcttTTGGTATTGCTCTGCCGTCAAACTGACCCTCTCCAGGGTGTGCTTGTGATATTCCTAGCCTACTCTACAGCCTGTCTTTCGCCCCCAATCCCGAGTGGTCCTCACCCCTGCCCTCCCAACAAGAAATTTGGCAATACCTCAACAAGACAGCCATCCAATATGGCCTCCGTGACAAAATGACCTTTAATTCTACAGTTGAAAGATGCGAATGGGTTGAAGAAACTGGCCGTTGGCGCATCACCGTCCGTAATAACATCTCTGGTATTACGTATGTCCATGAAAGCCAGTTCCTCTTCAGCGCAGCAGGCATTCTAGTCCATCCTCGCAAGCCGGACCTCCCAAACATTGAAAGCTTCGATGGTCCTGTCTTTCACGCCGCTCAATGGCGGCATGATGTTGACCTGACTGACAAAAGGGTCGCCGTCATCGGCAATGGCTGCTCGGCCGCACAAATTGTCCCGGCGATCAAAGACCAGGTGAAGCATGTCACGCAGTTTGCGCGGTCCAAGCACTGGATCACTCCCCCGATGCCAGCTCCCAACACAGAGTTGTTCCAGTGGATGTTTATTAACATACCAGGAGCCCTTGCCTTTTTCCGCTTCACCACATTTCTACTGTGTGAAAGGAACATGAAGGGCTTCTTCATGAACAAGGCGGGTGCCGCGCATCGCAGTTTTTTGACCGCCAAGGCCACGAAATACATCAAAGATACGGCTCCCGAAGAGTATCATGACATGCTAATTCCCGACTTTGAGATTGGCTGTAAGAGGCGCGTAAACGACATGGGTTACCTTGCGAGCCTGCACTCCAAGAGCGTCACGCTCCGGAACGATGCCATTGAGGAGGTGACGCCTACTGGCATCCGCTCAAGGGACGGGTTCACAGAGGCAGACGTCATAGTGCTGGCAACTGGCTTTGACTCAAATACATTTTGCACAAATATTAACATGGTCGGCCGAGGAGGCGTTACGGCCGAGGAGCATTGGAGCTCTCTTGGTGGACCGGGGGCGTACAGCTCGACCAGCCTTTCTGGCTTCCCCAATTTCTTTATGATACTGGGTAAGAcatcaatttttttcttaatcTGATCTACGTTCAACCAGTCTAATTTGTCCCGTAGGTCCGAATACCCTTACAGGCCACACTTCAACCATCATGGCGGCCGAAAACAGCATCAACTACTCTCTTCGACTGATCAAACCCATCCTGCAAGGCAAGGCTACTTCTATTGATGTCAAGCTTGACGCAGAGAAGCAGTACATTGATCAGATTCAGACGGATCTCAAGGGCACGGTGTTCAATTCCGGGTGTGGCAGCTGGTACAATAGGGCTAAGAATGGAATTGTGCACAACGCCATGTCTTATCCCTATTCGCAGCCCAACTTTTGGTATCGCTGTCTGTTTCCTGTCTACAGGGATTTCAAGTATGATGTAAGTTgatttcccctcccctccccagctcttgtctttccttttccttgccGCCCCTAGATCATCTGATCCTGGTGACCCCAATAATGCTAATACGCCAAGGCAGACTGCCAAAAATCAACCCCGTCAAGAGGTCTGGAAACGAGCCGCTCGGTATCTTGTCTACGCTGCTGCGTCTCTGTCTAGCTTAAGCTTGATGATATCTGGCAGCAAGAATATGTGGGATTTGACAAGCTATGTGTCTTTCTTGCAAGATCAGGCAAGCGTATTTGGGAATGGCCTCGCGGCATACGCAAAACTGCGCAGCAATTAGATGAAATATGCCACAAGTTGTGATTAGATTGACCACGTTGCACATCTTAAGTATACTGAATCCAATTATTACTATCCTAGACACAACAAGTTACGGTGGAAGGGAGCAcaagtgctgctgctccaggTATCACAGGGCTTCATTTGGCACAAAGTCAGCGGCTATCTGTCCGGACATTTCATCTGTACGTCCGCAACCTTTCAAATTATCTCTACCTCCCCAGTAGGTACTAAAGTACGAGTAGTGGGCTCGCCACAACTATCGGACTGGGAGATCCGATGAGTACCTACCTGTAGGCACCACATCGGTAAACCTGGTTGACAGATTATTTCGCCGTACCTGTCAAGCCTGGTCCCGATTCTCGCCTAACAATCCCTCAGGTAGATCGCACATTATGAGGCAAAGTAAGACACTAATCACAGGATCCCTGGGGGAAACTTCCAAGTTATCGGCTTCCGAGCTCAATACGTGGGCAGGATCTCAACCATGTACAAAGCGCGAGAACGTGCGGTATCGGGGTCGGACGGGTCATTTCCACAGCtctgttttgctttttccatGCCAGGTGAAACCAGCCAAAAAGCAGAGAGAAATATCTGCCACCCCCCTACCAGCCGTGCTGCCTGAATGCACTACGCATGCATGTCTTATTACTATTGGATTAAAattgtttgcttttggtTCGCTCTAGCCTCCGTTCCCagatttgcttctcctcacaATGCCCGGCGTGATACTCACGCGCCTATCATAACCAGGTTCTCGTCACCGACAATCTTAGCTCCCAGCCTCTTTGATTCATGCGGCACGGACACGTACGATGATGCCGGTCAGTTGCCTGGCGAAATACAGCCACGGCCGGTGCCGCGGCCCAATTACCGCCGAGTCTTGGGCTGGTTTGCGTAACATTCACAGGAAATCGTGGCGCTTCAGTTGGGGCCTCATCTGGCTAGGGACTCCTCCCGCACGGCAGAGACATCTGAGACCTGGCAcgccaaaaaaaaactgaatgacctttcttttctgttcttCTGCGAGAGTTTACTGAGCTCGATCTGGGGTTTGCAGTGTCGTTATCGGCGATCGAGAGGAGGCTCTTGTCGGGGTTGCTCGATGGCAGACTCACCCGCTCTCGTTCTCTCGCtcttttctgtctttctgtctctctttgtctctttcgATTTCAGGCATAAATAGAGCCAGCTGCCGAATCTGTTGTTCAGCTCTTTTTCCATCCATCAGACACTATTTCGTGCCCGCTTTGGCTCTCCTGGCAAACTCGTTTCTTTTACTTTATCGTTAATAAGCTGCTCTCCAAGTTCACCTACAAGTCAACATCGGACCTGTGCGTCACGGCTACAAACGCACAAGGTCAACGGCACTTGCCACCAAGGACCATGGTTTCACATAATCAGAAGCCAAAGGCCGGGGGCAGTCAAGATCCCAACTCTGCCCGTAAACTTAGACCGAGGCCCAAGCCTAGCTTTTGTCGAAAAGGCGACTGTCGCCGAGACGATCCCACGGCATCATGTATTGGGTGCGACACAAACGCTGTGATAAAAGAGATAAGAGTTTGTCTCCCAAAGGCGGCTGCAGACGATGGTTCTGATAGCACTCAGTAAGTTCTGTATAGGGCATTGCGAGCATCAGGAGAAACTAGAATGGATTGGGGACTAGAAGCTGACTGATGGATGTAGATGTGACATTACCATGACCAcggaagacgatgacaatGATCTCATGAAGATTGattccagcagcggcagcaatgacaacggcgaggatgaagtTCCCCACACGAACGCGAATGAGGGTGCTGCTACTACAGAGGATAACTCGTCCAAAACAGAAGAAGTGCCGATACCAGCCCAGAAAGACATCGCCTTTCAAGCTCGCCCACCTGTCTTGGCACTACCATCGGAGCTCCTCAGTAGTATAACTCCCTGGACGCCCGTGGACTCCTCGACACTCATGGgtcctccagcagccaagagcCATGCAACGCACATGGCCGCTACAACAAGCAACATATATGCTTCGATACCTATGGATACTCCAGCAATCATGAAAGAAGCTACATCCATGAATCCAGCAGCATATTACGCAAGCTTCCCTGGATCCTTGAATTCTGCCTCGTCTGTGGCGTCTCCAGCATTTACGGCCCCAGCAACCATGCCTCCTCGAACAGTTATGGGTCAATCCTCCATGAGTTCCTCCGCAACTACAAACCCTCCGACAAGCATCGGTACTCCAACAGTCACAAATCCGCAAGGGTTTGTGGCTTCTCCAACTTTCAAGGGTCCTTCGACATCCATGTCTCCTTCGGCAGTTGGTCCTTGGGTGTCAGATACGGCTGGCCCAGATTTCATAGTCCCCCGAGAAGACATAAGCACAGCAGCCGACTTTTACTCTGCCGCAATGGATGATTCTACTGAGATGGGTTACCCAATGATCAGAACTCCCATACCACTTAGAATTATCAGGCCAAGGGTCAAGGTCAATCGTCTCCGAATGAGGAAGAGacctccaacagcagcacgTCCAAGGCAACAGCCGGCCTTGAATCCCGGGGCACATATGCTTCCTTCGCCAGCTGAAAATTCCCGGGCACCGGGGGAATCTCTAGCTCCCACAAGTTCCTCAAACGCAGCCAACCCTCCTTCAATTACAATTTCGGCGCCATCCACGACTTCTCCCGTAGAGATTGATAGTACAAGAGGCACAACTTCTCCAGTTGTCGATAACAATCCTCCGTCACTCGTGAGTGCCACGCCTGAAACAACTTTTCCAGTACCCACGGGTCCGGCACTCACAAATATGGCAGTAAACGAGAGCTCTTCGGTCGTTAGTGGCCCAACATGCACAAGTCTTCCGGCAACCACGGATGCCCTTACTACTGAGAATCCCCAGGTAACCATGGATTGTGCACTACTCAAGAGTCTTTCTGCC
This genomic stretch from Trichoderma breve strain T069 chromosome 1, whole genome shotgun sequence harbors:
- a CDS encoding flavin-binding monooxygenase-like domain-containing protein, whose translation is MSDKASYSQFACIGTGFSGIALGCSIKRWYGISDVRFFEKNDDLGGTWLVNQYPGCACDIPSLLYSLSFAPNPEWSSPLPSQQEIWQYLNKTAIQYGLRDKMTFNSTVERCEWVEETGRWRITVRNNISGITYVHESQFLFSAAGILVHPRKPDLPNIESFDGPVFHAAQWRHDVDLTDKRVAVIGNGCSAAQIVPAIKDQVKHVTQFARSKHWITPPMPAPNTELFQWMFINIPGALAFFRFTTFLLCERNMKGFFMNKAGAAHRSFLTAKATKYIKDTAPEEYHDMLIPDFEIGCKRRVNDMGYLASLHSKSVTLRNDAIEEVTPTGIRSRDGFTEADVIVLATGFDSNTFCTNINMVGRGGVTAEEHWSSLGGPGAYSSTSLSGFPNFFMILGPNTLTGHTSTIMAAENSINYSLRLIKPILQGKATSIDVKLDAEKQYIDQIQTDLKGTVFNSGCGSWYNRAKNGIVHNAMSYPYSQPNFWYRCLFPVYRDFKYDTAKNQPRQEVWKRAARYLVYAAASLSSLSLMISGSKNMWDLTSYVSFLQDQASVFGNGLAAYAKLRSN